One part of the Arabidopsis thaliana chromosome 1 sequence genome encodes these proteins:
- a CDS encoding proline-rich family protein (proline-rich family protein; BEST Arabidopsis thaliana protein match is: glycine-rich protein (TAIR:AT2G04063.1); Has 30775 Blast hits to 15451 proteins in 908 species: Archae - 8; Bacteria - 4096; Metazoa - 13079; Fungi - 3329; Plants - 5909; Viruses - 858; Other Eukaryotes - 3496 (source: NCBI BLink).) — translation MGKDDHHEQDKRFFSHHNHHGHGYPPGAYPPPPQGAYPPPGGYPPQGYPPPPHGYPPAAYPPPPGAYPPAGYPGPSGPRPGFGGGVGGLIAGAATAAAAAMGGHHAGHHGGYGHHGHGKYKRGFFGGGKYKRGKHSMFGGGKYKRGKHGMFGGKRSKHGMFGGKRGKGMFGRKKWK, via the exons atgGGTAAAGACGACCACCACGAACAAGACAAAAGATTCTTCTCACATCATAATCATCACGGCCATGGGTATCCGCCAGGAGCTTATCCTCCTCCACCGCAGGGAGCTTATCCTCCACCGGGAGGTTACCCTCCGCAAGGTTATCCTCCACCACCTCACGGCTATCCACCGGCCGCTTACCCACCTCCACCCGGTGCTTATCCTCCCGCCGGGTATCCCGGACCATCCGGTCCTCGTCCAG GGTTTGGAGGAGGAGTTGGGGGATTGATAGCAGGAGCGGCAACAGCGGCAGCGGCTGCAATGGGAGGTCACCATGCGGGTCATCACGGAGGCTACGGGCACCACGGCCACGGAAAATACAAAAGAGGGTTTTTCGGAGGAGGAAAGTACAAGCGAGGAAAGCATAGTATGTTTGGTGGAGGGAAGTACAAGCGTGGCAAGCACGGTATGTTCGGAGGCAAAAGAAGCAAGCATGGCATGTTCGGAGGGAAACGAGGCAAAGGCATGTTCGGACGAAAGAAGTGGAAATGA
- a CDS encoding SWIB/MDM2 domain superfamily protein (SWIB/MDM2 domain superfamily protein; CONTAINS InterPro DOMAIN/s: SWIB/MDM2 domain (InterPro:IPR003121), SWIB domain (InterPro:IPR019835); BEST Arabidopsis thaliana protein match is: SWIB/MDM2 domain superfamily protein (TAIR:AT2G35605.1); Has 990 Blast hits to 904 proteins in 230 species: Archae - 0; Bacteria - 216; Metazoa - 58; Fungi - 182; Plants - 383; Viruses - 6; Other Eukaryotes - 145 (source: NCBI BLink).): MAGISRVLGGFRTLMSKAATVEAVTVAGEGKGIFKTRPVSQQLASFAGERELTRGSALKKVWEYVKLHNLQNPANKKEIHCDDKLKTIFDGKDKVGITEIMKLLSPHFPKSV; encoded by the exons atggcgggaatttctagggttttgggAGGGTTCAGGACACTGATGTCGAAGGCGGCGACTGTTGAGGCCGTTACTGTAGCCGGAGAAGGAAAAGGGATATTCAAGACTCGTCCGGTGTCACAGCAGCTAGCTAGCTTCGCCGGAGAAAGGGAACTCACTCGTGGTTCCGCTCTGAAGAAAGTTTGGGAGTATGTGAAGCTTCACAATCTCCag AATCCGGCGAACAAGAAGGAGATTCACTGCGATGATAAGTTGAAGACGATTTTCGATGGCAAAGACAAAGTCGGAATCACAGAGATCATGAAGCTCCTCTCACCACATTTCCCTAAATCCGTCTGA
- the ABCG14 gene encoding ATP-binding cassette 14 (ATP-binding cassette 14 (ABCG14); FUNCTIONS IN: ATPase activity, coupled to transmembrane movement of substances; LOCATED IN: membrane; EXPRESSED IN: 23 plant structures; EXPRESSED DURING: 13 growth stages; CONTAINS InterPro DOMAIN/s: ATPase, AAA+ type, core (InterPro:IPR003593), ABC transporter-like (InterPro:IPR003439), ABC-2 type transporter (InterPro:IPR013525), ABC transporter, conserved site (InterPro:IPR017871); BEST Arabidopsis thaliana protein match is: ABC-2 type transporter family protein (TAIR:AT3G25620.2); Has 394116 Blast hits to 359785 proteins in 4146 species: Archae - 7090; Bacteria - 311308; Metazoa - 8766; Fungi - 6614; Plants - 5656; Viruses - 7; Other Eukaryotes - 54675 (source: NCBI BLink).), translating to MPQNCIAPRPEEDGGVMVQGLPDMSDTQSKSVLAFPTITSQPGLQMSMYPITLKFEEVVYKVKIEQTSQCMGSWKSKEKTILNGITGMVCPGEFLAMLGPSGSGKTTLLSALGGRLSKTFSGKVMYNGQPFSGCIKRRTGFVAQDDVLYPHLTVWETLFFTALLRLPSSLTRDEKAEHVDRVIAELGLNRCTNSMIGGPLFRGISGGEKKRVSIGQEMLINPSLLLLDEPTSGLDSTTAHRIVTTIKRLASGGRTVVTTIHQPSSRIYHMFDKVVLLSEGSPIYYGAASSAVEYFSSLGFSTSLTVNPADLLLDLANGIPPDTQKETSEQEQKTVKETLVSAYEKNISTKLKAELCNAESHSYEYTKAAAKNLKSEQWCTTWWYQFTVLLQRGVRERRFESFNKLRIFQVISVAFLGGLLWWHTPKSHIQDRTALLFFFSVFWGFYPLYNAVFTFPQEKRMLIKERSSGMYRLSSYFMARNVGDLPLELALPTAFVFIIYWMGGLKPDPTTFILSLLVVLYSVLVAQGLGLAFGALLMNIKQATTLASVTTLVFLIAGGYYVQQIPPFIVWLKYLSYSYYCYKLLLGIQYTDDDYYECSKGVWCRVGDFPAIKSMGLNNLWIDVFVMGVMLVGYRLMAYMALHRVKLR from the exons ATGCCTCAGAACTGCATAGCACCAAGGcctgaagaagatggtggaGTCATGGTTCAAGGTTTGCCAGATATGTCAGACACGCAGAGCAAGTCTGTACTAGCCTTCCCTACGATTACTTCACAACCTGGTCTCCAGATGTCTATGTATCCCATAACTCTCAAG TTTGAGGAGGTTGTGTACAAGGTTAAGATAGAGCAGACAAGTCAGTGTATGGGATCAtggaaaagcaaagagaagacGATTTTGAATGGGATAACGGGAATGGTTTGTCCCGGAGAGTTTCTAGCCATGTTAGGTCCATCAGGCAGTGGCAAAACCACTCTTCTATCAGCTCTCGGGGGCCGTCTCTCCAAAACTTTCTCAGGTAAAGTCATGTACAACGGTCAGCCTTTCTCTGGCTGCATCAAGCGCAGAACAGGATTTGTTGCTCAGGATGATGTCCTGTACCCTCACCTCACGGTTTGGGAGACTCTCTTCTTTACCGCACTTCTACGGCTACCAAGCAGCTTGACGAGAGACGAGAAAGCAGAGCATGTGGACAGAGTTATTGCTGAACTCGGATTGAATCGGTGTACAAACAGCATGATAGGAGGACCACTCTTCAGAGGAATATCAGGAGGTGAGAAAAAAAGGGTTAGCATTGGTCAAGAAATGCTGATCAATCCTAGCTTGCTCCTTCTTGATGAACCCACTTCAGGTCTTGATTCAACCACTGCTCATCGCATTGTGACCACAATCAAACGGTTGGCTTCTGGAGGAAGAACAGTCGTCACAACCATTCATCAGCCATCAAGCCGCATCTACCATATGTTTGACAAGGTGGTTTTGCTATCTGAAGGAAGTCCCATCTACTATGGCGCTGCCTCTTCTGCTGTGGAATATTTCAGTTCTCTAGGATTCTCCACTTCCTTGACAGTTAACCCAGCTGACCTCTTACTTGACCTCGCCAACG GAATCCCACCTGATACTCAGAAGGAGACCTCGGAACAAGAACAGAAGACAGTAAAAGAAACCCTGGTTTCAGCTTATGAGAAGAACATTTCTACTAAACTGAAAGCTGAACTATGCAATGCGGAATCCCACAGCTATGAATACACCAAAGCTGCTG CCAAAAACCTCAAGTCAGAACAATGGTGCACAACTTGGTGGTACCAGTTCACTGTATTGCTCCAAAGAGGAGTCAGAGAGAGGAGATTCGAATCTTTCAACAAGCTCAGGATTTTCCAAGTCATCAGTGTTGCTTTTCTTGGTGGCCTTTTATGGTGGCATACTCCAAAATCTCACATCCAAGATAGA ACTgctttgctcttcttcttctcggtCTTTTGGGGCTTCTACCCGCTATACAACGCGGTTTTCACATTTCCACAAGAGAAAAGAATGCTAATCAAGGAACGGTCTTCCGGAATGTACCGTCTTTCCTCCTATTTCATGGCTAGAAACGTTGGGGACCTGCCCTTGGAACTTGCCCTTCCAACTGCTTTTGTGTTCATAATTTACTGGATGGGTGGACTTAAACCTGACCCAACAACGTTTATCCTCTCGCTACTGGTTGTTCTCTATTCTGTCCTTGTTGCTCAAGGTCTTGGCTTAGCCTTCGGTGCTCTGCTTATGAACATCAAGCAAGCCACAACGTTAGCATCTGTTACTACACTCGTTTTTCTCATAGCCGGAGGATACTACGTGCAACAAATTCCTCCCTTCATCGTATGGCTCAAGTACCTAAGCTACAGCTACTACTGCTACAAGCTGCTTTTGGGTATTCAATACACTGATGACGACTACTATGAGTGTTCAAAAGGAGTCTGGTGCAGAGTTGGAGACTTCCCAGCAATCAAGTCAATGGGATTGAACAATCTCTGGATAGACGTGTTTGTTATGGGAGTGATGTTGGTGGGTTATCGGCTCATGGCTTACATGGCACTGCATCGGGTGAAGTTGCGGTAA
- a CDS encoding Defensin-like (DEFL) family protein, which yields MLADQSSMITRVTWSLATYQDLKKGASSISIRCLHASTIRLGVHITHEKVAACPRQNQRLYSCDSLRILYHYSCLTTRDLLYICDCSDFENIICLIRLLLNLDFVEVKLV from the exons ATGTTGGCCGATCAATCGTCTATG ATTACCAGAGTGACATGGTCGTTAGCAACTTACCAAGATCTTAAAAAAGGTGCTTCAAGCATAAGTATTAGATGCCTACACGCTTCAACTATTCGACTTG GAGTTCATATCACACATGAAAAAGTTGCAGCATGCCCGCGACAAAACCAAAGGTTATATTCTTGTGATAGCCTGAGAATCTTATACCACTATTCTTGTCTAACCACCAGAGATTTATTGTATATATGCGATTGCTCggattttgaaaacataatatgTCTTATCCGGCTACTACTAAATCTAGATTTTGTAGAGGTTAAGTTAGTTTGA
- a CDS encoding Defensin-like (DEFL) family protein (Defensin-like (DEFL) family protein; LOCATED IN: endomembrane system; Has 35333 Blast hits to 34131 proteins in 2444 species: Archae - 798; Bacteria - 22429; Metazoa - 974; Fungi - 991; Plants - 531; Viruses - 0; Other Eukaryotes - 9610 (source: NCBI BLink).): MASHIICYIFCIIKLSCAHVCLMSFGSSYRVGVHITHEKVAACPRQNQRLYSCDSLRILYHYSCLTTRDLLYICDCSDFENIICLIRLLLNLDFVEVKLV, from the exons ATGGCCTCTCATATCATTTGCTATATTTTCTGCATTATCAAGCTTTCATGTGCTCATGTT TGTCTCATGTCTTTCGGTTCGTCATATCGTGTAGGAGTTCATATCACACATGAAAAAGTTGCAGCATGCCCGCGACAAAACCAAAGGTTATATTCTTGTGATAGCCTGAGAATCTTATACCACTATTCTTGTCTAACCACCAGAGATTTATTGTATATATGCGATTGCTCggattttgaaaacataatatgTCTTATCCGGCTACTACTAAATCTAGATTTTGTAGAGGTTAAGTTAGTTTGA
- a CDS encoding oligomeric golgi complex subunit (CONTAINS InterPro DOMAIN/s: Conserved oligomeric complex COG6 (InterPro:IPR010490); Has 384 Blast hits to 379 proteins in 190 species: Archae - 0; Bacteria - 4; Metazoa - 151; Fungi - 156; Plants - 42; Viruses - 0; Other Eukaryotes - 31 (source: NCBI BLink).), with product MASTVGLAPGLSRKLKKVLDCRTDSPDLVASLNALSSFYDENSAHARRNLRSTIEKRALQINSEFLNAADSTQIALDRVEEEVNALADCCDKIAAALSSSAATTSDIISTTERLKQELEVTTQRQEIVNCFLRDYQLSNEEIKALREDELNENFFQALSHVQEIHSNCKLLLRTHHQRAGLELMDMMAVYQEGAYERLCRWVQAECRKLGDTDNPEVSELLRTAVRCLKERPVLFKYCAEEVGNLRHNALFRRFISALTRGGPGGMPRPIEVHAHDPLRYVGDMLGWLHQALASERELVHALFDIDSADHQSNAKNTSENIALKAGESDFTFVLDRIFEGVCRPFKVRVEQVLQSQPSLIISYKLTNTLEFYSYTISDLLGRDTALCNTIGMVKDAAQKTFFDILKTRGEKLLRYPPPVAVDLSPPPAVREGVSLTLEIIENYNSMMVSASGEKPAFDPVLSALLDPIIKMCEQAAEAHKSKKSGQLPRRSRTSSDSSQLTSVDALLSSSPSPPQNNETPSKIFLINCLCAIQQPLLRHDVASQYVTNIGLMIENHINLLVQNEVDTLLHKCGLSDKMQIFRSSTSELPLSERQDTSPAMLSECLKAFFGLVLGSEGSLPEFEQIQVPKLRSEACVRVAKTLAEAYEVIYQAVTDQQNGYPDPKSLARHPPDQIRTILGI from the exons ATGGCTTCGACGGTGGGATTAGCACCGGGGCTCTCCCGGAAATTGAAGAAGGTATTGGATTGTCGTACAGATAGTCCGGATCTGGTGGCGTCGCTTAACGCTTTATCCTCATTCTACGACGAGAACAGTGCTCACGCACGGAGAAATCTCAGATCGACGATCGAGAAACGAGCGCTTCAGATCAACAGTGAGTTCCTTAACGCGGCTGATTCGACTCAGATCGCATTGGATCGCGTGGAGGAGGAAGTGAATGCTTTAGCTGATTGTTGCGATAAGATTGCGGCGGCGCTAAGTAGTTCCGCGGCTACCACTAGCGATATTATTAGTACTACTGAGAGGCTAAAGCAAGAGCTTGAGGTTACTACTCAGAGGCAAGAGATCGTTAACTGTTTTCTTCGTGATTACCAGCTTTCGAATGAAGAG ATTAAAGCGCTTAGGGAAGATGAATTGAATGAGAATTTCTTCCAAGCGTTGTCTCATGTTCAGGAAATTCATTCCAATTGCAAATTACTTCTTAGGACGCATCATCAG CGTGCGGGTTTGGAATTGATGGATATGATGGCTGTGTATCAAGAAGGAGCATATGAGCGCCTTTGCAG GTGGGTTCAGGCTGAGTGTAGGAAACTCGGTGATACGGATAATCCAGAGGTGAGTGAGCTTTTGAGGACTGCTGTTCGTTGTCTCAAAGAAAGACCCGTTCTCTTCAAATATTGTGCAGAGGAG GTAGGGAATCTGAGGCACAATGCGTTATTTAGAAGATTTATTAGCGCTCTTACACGTGGAGGGCCTGGAGGAATGCCTAGACCCATTGAAGTTCATGCCCATGACCCCTTAAGATACGTGGGAGACATGCTTGGGTGGCTACATCAG GCTTTGGCATCAGAAAGAGAATTGGTTCATGCTTTATTTGATATAGACTCAGCTGACCATCAATCAAACGCAAAAAATACCTCTGAGAATATTGCCCTAAAGGCAGGAGAATCTGACTTTACATTTGTTCTGGATAGAATTTTTGAAGGAGTTTGCCGTCCATTTAAAGTGAGAGTCGAACAAGTTCTGCAGTCACAACCAAGTCTTATTATTTCTTACAAACTCACCAACACCTTGGAGTTCTACAGCTACACT ATCTCAGATTTACTTGGGCGAGACACTGCACTGTGTAATACAATTGGAATGGTAAAGGATGCTGCACAGAAAACCTTCTTTGACATTCTTAAAACCCGAGGAGAGAAACTTCTACGATACCCTCCACCTGTAGCCGTTGatctctctcctcctccagCTGTCCGAGAAGGAGTTTCTCTTACTCTTGAGATTATCGAGAATTACAACAGTATGATGGTTTCTGCTTCAGGAGAGAAACCGGCTTTTGATCCCGTCCTCTCTGCACTGCTTGACCCTATTATTAAG ATGTGCGAGCAAGCAGCAGAGGCGCATAAATCAAAGAAGAGCGGCCAATTACCcagaagaagcagaacaaGTTCTGACTCAAGCCAGTTAACCTCAGTCGATGCTCTACTCTCTAGCAGCCCATCCCCACCACAG AACAACGAAACACCCTCAAAAATATTCCTCATCAACTGTTTATGCGCGATCCAACAACCATTGCTAAGACACGATGTTGCGTCCCAATACGTAACCAACATTGGATTAATGATCGAGAACCACATAAACCTCCTCGTCCAGAATGAAGTTGACACACTACTCCACAAATGCGGTCTTTCAGACAAAATGCAAATCTTCCGCTCTTCCACATCCGAACTTCCCTTATCTGAACGACAAGACACTTCACCCGCGATGCTATCCGAATGCCTCAAGGCATTCTTCGGCCTCGTTTTGGGAAGCGAAGGCTCTCTTCCTGAGTTTGAGCAGATACAGGTCCCTAAACTCAGGTCTGAAGCTTGTGTCAGGGTCGCTAAAACTTTAGCTGAAGCTTACGAAGTTATATACCAAGCTGTAACAGATCAACAAAATGGATATCCAGATCCAAAGTCTCTCGCCCGACATCCACCAGATCAGATCCGAACGATTCTTGGTATATGA
- a CDS encoding Tetratricopeptide repeat (TPR)-like superfamily protein (Tetratricopeptide repeat (TPR)-like superfamily protein; INVOLVED IN: biological_process unknown; LOCATED IN: chloroplast; EXPRESSED IN: 9 plant structures; EXPRESSED DURING: 6 growth stages; CONTAINS InterPro DOMAIN/s: Pentatricopeptide repeat (InterPro:IPR002885); BEST Arabidopsis thaliana protein match is: Tetratricopeptide repeat (TPR)-like superfamily protein (TAIR:AT3G24000.1); Has 20232 Blast hits to 7081 proteins in 52 species: Archae - 0; Bacteria - 0; Metazoa - 0; Fungi - 0; Plants - 20190; Viruses - 0; Other Eukaryotes - 42 (source: NCBI BLink).) translates to MKTLELALPPSPPSLVPSFNYNSTARSVGNDVRTNFDVQLFLRKPKHQKSEPVVVIQQPQIQPQNPSSRCSTSDILRLMDSLSLPGNEDIYSCLAKESARENDQRGAHELQVHIMKSSIRPTITFINRLLLMHVSCGRLDITRQMFDRMPHRDFHSWAIVFLGCIEMGDYEDAAFLFVSMLKHSQKGAFKIPSWILGCVLKACAMIRDFELGKQVHALCHKLGFIDEEDSYLSGSLIRFYGEFRCLEDANLVLHQLSNANTVAWAAKVTNDYREGEFQEVIRDFIEMGNHGIKKNVSVFSNVLKACSWVSDGGRSGQQVHANAIKLGFESDCLIRCRLIEMYGKYGKVKDAEKVFKSSKDETSVSCWNAMVASYMQNGIYIEAIKLLYQMKATGIKAHDTLLNEAHLQM, encoded by the coding sequence atGAAAACTTTGGAATTAGCTTTACCTCCATCTCCACCGTCTTTAGTTCCTTCTTTTAACTACAATTCCACCGCACGAAGCGTCGGGAATGATGTCAGAACCAACTTCGATGTTCAACTTTTTCTAAGGAAACctaaacaccaaaaatcaGAACCTGTCGTCGTTATTCAACAACCTCAGATTCAACCGCAAAATCCAAGTTCTCGTTGTTCTACTTCTGATATTCTCAGACTAATGgattctctttctttaccaGGAAACGAAGATATTTACTCTTGTCTTGCCAAAGAATCAGCCAGAGAAAACGATCAACGTGGAGCTCACGAGCTACAAGTGCATATCATGAAGTCTAGTATTAGACCCACGATCACTTTTATCAATCGTCTTCTTTTGATGCATGTTTCGTGTGGGCGTTTAGATATTACACGCCAGATGTTCGATAGAATGCCTCACAGAGATTTTCATTCCTGGGCAATTGTTTTCCTCGGTTGTATTGAAATGGGTGATTACGAGGACGCtgctttcctttttgtttcgATGTTGAAACATTCTCAGAAAGGTGCTTTCAAGATTCCGTCTTGGATCTTGGGCTGCGTTTTGAAAGCTTGTGCCATGATTAGAGACTTCGAGTTAGGGAAACAGGTTCATGCCTTGTGTCATAAGCTAGGGTTTATAGACGAAGAAGATTCATATCTATCGGGTTCTTTGATACGTTTCTACGGAGAATTCAGGTGTTTGGAAGACGCTAATCTCGTGTTACACCAGCTCTCTAATGCTAACACTGTTGCTTGGGCAGCGAAAGTTACTAACGATTACAGAGAAGGAGAGTTTCAAGAAGTAATCCGCGATTTCATCGAAATGGGTAACCATGGAATCAAGAAGAACGTCTCAGTGTTCTCTAATGTTCTAAAAGCATGCTCATGGGTCAGTGACGGTGGGAGAAGCGGGCAACAAGTGCATGCGAATGCTATAAAGCTCGGATTTGAGTCAGATTGTTTGATCCGATGTCGGTTAATTGAGATGTATGGGAAGTATGGGAAGGTGAAAGACGCGGAAAAGGTTTTTAAGAGTAGTAAGGACGAGACTAGTGTTAGTTGCTGGAACGCTATGGTCGCAAGTTATATGCAGAATGGGATTTACATTGAAGCCATTAAGCTTCTCTATCAGATGAAAGCAACTGGAATCAAAGCACATGACACGCTTTTGAACGAAGCCCACCTTCAGATGTAA